Part of the Zea mays cultivar B73 chromosome 4, Zm-B73-REFERENCE-NAM-5.0, whole genome shotgun sequence genome is shown below.
GTGCTACGCCCTGACAAGGATCTCCTCGAGGGAGAAGGAGAGCTCGAGGTGGTGGCGCACGGAGGCCGGGctgggcgtgggcgtgggcgtggTCTCGGCGCGGCACATCGGGCAGCTGGTGCTCCCGCGCAGCCAGGTGTCGATGCACTCGGCGTGGAAGTAGTGCATGCACTCGGGCAGCACCCGCACCGCCTCGCCGTCGTCGAAGTCGGCCAGGCACACCGGGCACGTCGACTCGTTCCAGGGCTCCTCCTTGCGGTACCGGCACACCACCGCCGCGGCCACAAGGTGCGTCCGCGACGTCGCGCTCACCTCCACGCTGACGTCCGCTTCCTCCTCCTccggctggtgctggtgctggtgccgcCGCGCGCCGGCCGAGAAGCTGGTGGTGACGGCACTGACGACATGCCGGTGGTGGTGCTGCTGCCTGCGGCGGCGCCTGTCGCCGCCGTGGCAGCAGGCGGCGAGGACGCAGTGGTGCAGCAGCACCGCCACCGCCACGCACAGCGCGCTGGCCAGCGCGATGAACGCCGGCGACTTATACGCGTCGCCGCTAATCAGCGACGACCAGGACATGGCGATCTACAGGTCCTGAGGCATGCATGGCGCATGGTCGATTTGACAGGGCCGCAGCGATGGTTACGAGGAGGATCTTTCTTTGTTTCCCTGGTGAGCTGAGCTGTTGTTGGTTTGTGCTTGGAGCTAAACAACTCGGTCTCCTGCTCTCTGTTGCATTGCGAATCATCTTCGTGCGTGCCAAGGGACACGATACTACCAAGCTAATACTACTGCTACAGTAGCTGACACGACTGATTGGTTACAGCTCTTATTCTGTGACCGAAGGATGGATGCATGGTGCATGCGGACGAACGCTAGCTAGAGCCTAGAGCTGGCGGGACACGCTGCCGGGCTTGGGGCAGAAGACGACCTTGATCTCGCCGGGGTCGACGCAGTCCTGGGGCGTGTCCTCGATGTCAGTGGCGTTGGTCCGCGTGTCGGGGCACAGGTGCTTGAACAACGCCGCCTCGGTCGCGCCGGCGCCGCACCCTCctccgggcgcgcgggcgcgcggggggcaCTCGGCGCCGAGGTCCACGGCGCACCCCAGCGTGGGGCACCGCCGGCGTGGCCCGGTGCCCTCTGGTGGCATCCCGTGCGGCGTCACCACGACCGCCACGTTGAAGCCGTCCACCAGGCTCACGCTGTACGCCGCGGCCCCGCCCGTCCCGCCCACGCTCACCTGCGCCACCGTCACCGGCGGCGCGTCGCCAGTCGTGCAACGGAGAGGAGGGGTCGGAAGCAGCGGGTCGTACGCGTCCGCCTCGTCGTTGTCGTCCCCGCCAGTGCagcccgtccgcgccaccacgcgGCCCGACCACGCGCCCGGCGGGAACGCTAGCGTCGCCAGGCCCTCGCCGTTGCCGTCCAGCCGCCCCGCCGGCTCGCCGTCGGCGTCGGTGGGGATGGACGGATTGCCCGCGTTGGCGGTCACCAGCGGCCACACCGGGTACGGGCACAGGTTGTGGAGGGTCAGGTTGGTGGTGGTCGTGGACATAACCGGCGACGGCTGACGTGCAGCGGTGGCCAGCAGCACAGCGGCGAGCGCCAAGATCATCATCGGAGCCAGAGCTTCTGTGGTCGACGACATTGGTGGAGATGGTGCGTCGGCTGGTATAAGAGAGGGAAGGAGGAGGTGGATCTGGAATGGTGGTGGACTGGTGGTTAGGTCGCGGGAGACGCATGCATTTGCATCTCATCGGCACGCATGGCGCCGCTAACTTCCATCATCGCTCATGCACTTGGCTTGCATTAGCTGCAGCCTGAAGGAGTAGAACCCAAACGAGCTGCTTGTGCCATCGACGGGACACCGGGCCCACTCGTCGTCAGAGTCGTAGGGACACAACAACGGCATCGCGTCACCTCTTAACATGCTTCTAGAAATCTCTAGAAACCAGGAttcatagaaggtgaagaagtatGCATGTTTGAACCAGTAACATAGACAAATTTATATACTCTCTCCGTCTTAAAATAAAATTTGGTTTATCTTTTTATTGATTCATACAATAATCAATCTATTTAACTTATATATATGTCATGCATTCAAACATAAACATAAAAATTAAAAGCTAAAACAACTAATATTTTAGAACCAAG
Proteins encoded:
- the LOC100284138 gene encoding pathogenesis-related protein 5 precursor translates to MSSTTEALAPMMILALAAVLLATAARQPSPVMSTTTTNLTLHNLCPYPVWPLVTANAGNPSIPTDADGEPAGRLDGNGEGLATLAFPPGAWSGRVVARTGCTGGDDNDEADAYDPLLPTPPLRCTTGDAPPVTVAQVSVGGTGGAAAYSVSLVDGFNVAVVVTPHGMPPEGTGPRRRCPTLGCAVDLGAECPPRARAPGGGCGAGATEAALFKHLCPDTRTNATDIEDTPQDCVDPGEIKVVFCPKPGSVSRQL